Within Dermacentor albipictus isolate Rhodes 1998 colony chromosome 3, USDA_Dalb.pri_finalv2, whole genome shotgun sequence, the genomic segment GCATCTAGAAAGGAATAATTTAAGCCCGTTGGCTTAAATTATTCCTTTCTAGATGCATAATAGAATAATAGAATGCATAATAGAATAATAGAATACATAATAGAAAAAGCAAAATATTGTTTCTTTTGGCCTTCGTTCCAGTCATTCGAAACATTCAAAGGTTGGTATTGGAACGTATATCATTAGAGCTCTGCTAATCAAGAGTTTTTATCGCCTTCTGCAGCCGAGTGCAACTATAATCATGTGATCATGCAGGTTAAAGGAGGCAGAGGACTTGGAAAATGTTGCTTCTTTGGCGTGAGCTAAAAGCAAAACCGACTGGGATTACACGCAAAAACGTGGCCGTGATCCTTTATGTTCACTCACAGAATGACGGAGTTTTTGTAGTTATTTATACATTGGTTGTTTCTTTACAGTAAAATTCAACTGAAAGTTAGAGCCATGGGGTTCCCCCTCCTTCCCGCGGTATTTGTCCTAGTCACGCTGGTGAAGTTATGAACGCCTACAAACTTGCACGATGCACGATGGATAGAAGAAGAATGCACGATGGATAGAAGATATCCGCAATGCACAGAGTCGCACATTATTATCCACAAAGTTTCATTGCCATTCAGCCCAATATAGCTCCAACATGTATTCCAATTTATGGGAATACTATTTAGTGGCAGGTCTGACAGCTCAACCAGATGTCTCATGAAATATTGTCCAAGGCCCACATCCCAGTAAAGTTCCTACGCTGGAACCGACTGTAATTACGAGTAGGGGTCAGCACATCAAGATGGTGAAActattagcgaaggtggccaaCTACATAGAGAACTTGCAAAGGAAACTCCCTGTATCTTCTGCTCCAGTTCCCAGTGCTATATTGAAGCTGCCATCGGCGGACGATTACTAATGATGTTTTGTTTTCTATTTAGCGAATAGTAGAGAAACCTGCGCATATAGCGCACATGGTGTATGTAGATATAAAGAGCCCAAATTACTTATATACGTATAGTGCAGACGACAAAGTGTGGCGCAGTGTGAGTTGTGTTGATATTGACACCATATGTGCTCCTGTACTTCCAGCTCCACGGGTAGTAACTAGCATAAAGCATTGCAGTAACCAGCTCTCGATTGATGGGCAAGCCTTTCCACTACTTTTTTGCATCCCTCTTTCTCTCCTTCTGGTGCTGACTGTTATATGTCCCGTTACCATTAATTTGGctggctttatttttttcttcctcgagTCAGCACCAGTAATCTTGGAACCAGACCATGTCGAAGAAGGAGGTCTGCGTAGTGGGCGCCGGGTCGAGCGGACTGACGTGCTCGCGCCAGATGCTCGACTACGGCTTCGACGTGGTGCTGTACGAGCGGTCCGCGGACATCGGAGGCCTCTGGGCGTACCACGACGATGACGTCGAGGGGCGGGCGTCCGTTATGCGCACCACCGTTATCAACACCAGCAAAGAGATGAGCGCATTCAGGTATgatcatcaccagcctgttttCAAAAAGTTACTACATTGCCACGTTTCCTTTAAGTTCACTGCCGGGCGAAGGCTCCCTTCTCAGCGGTCTCCagtggtgcgatcttgtacgcgttccaaaatagaacggaggcggtccgttccaccgagccgcacacgcttggtcagtttgaaccgcgacgaatgccatgacgtcaattgtgaagtgatatctgctgtcaatcattccgtgttgtctgctatcggacgaacgcaacagaacggaccgccaatttcgcgacggaaagaacggaccgcctccgttcgagtttggaacgcgtacaagatcgcggCTAACGCCATCGCTCAAGCATTGACTCACAGTGAGGGCGCCGAAATTAAGGCAGCCGATCCCGAGCACATGCAGCCCttgatacctgtaaacaaagacaCGGCGCTGCACTATAGACTGTCGCGACAAACattatctcccccccccccagccctacacacacgcacaaatcCCTACCTAGAGAGCAAAAACGACATGTTCGCGCGCTCCAGACCAATTCCTTCCCTCATCCTTCCCTGCTCCACCTCACTAAATCTTCTTTTTGgccgagttggtgcatacttgatttgaaaatcgCAACAGCGCTAATACATGCAAacttgttcctttgtggttgcatgtattagcgctgttataattttcaaatcagcTCTACCTTTTTTATCCTAGCCAGCACTCCCCGCATTGCCGCTTCAGTGAGAAGGCCGTGACGCTCAGGCACATGGTGGGCGGGTGCGATCGGTATCCACTTACTCCCTCCCCCAACCTCCACCTTTCCACACTCGAGCTTTAGGAGATAGACTCGGCGAGCTCTGGTCCGGACGACCAGCTTCGGTTAGTTGAAAGGCCTATTGATACTGCTCGAGCTCAAGGCATCCTGAGCTGAGGTCGCCACCCTTAAGCATCAAGACCAAGAGCATCTTTAGGAGTTTCTCTGCCCGCAGTGACTATCCGATGCCCAAGGACGTCCCCAACTACATGCACAACACCAAGATGCTGGGCTACTTCCGGAGCTACGCCGACCATTTCGGCGTCACCAAGCACGTGAAGACAAGGCACGAAGTGGTGCAGATCACGCCTGCCGCCGACTACGAGAAGACGGGCCGCTGGGACGTGCTCGTCAGGGACCTGGAAGCGAACACCTACCGCACGGATACGTACGACGCCGTGTCCGTGTGCGTCGGCCACCACGTGCACCCGAACGTGCCGCACTTCAAGGGACAGGAGAAGTTCCGCGGCCGTATTGTGCATACGCACAGCCTGAAGAACGCCGATACGTTCCGAGACCGCCGGGTGGCCGTGATCGGCATCGGAAACTCAGGGCTCGACGCTGTCGTCGACGCCAGTTACGTTGCCTTCGAGGTAAGCATGACGTATAGCAGCTCGATCGCGACTGCATCAACCTCCCGAATCCGTGGCTATAGTTGTAGAGCGCCCGCCACGGCTGCGGGAGATTGTGGGTTCGCTTCCCACCGCAGCCGCGCACCCACTGGTACTCAAATGGGCACAAGTGTACCAAGGCCTGGCGTTCGACTATCTTCAGGGGTGATAGGCTTGGGAAAGGAGCATGCGCCCTAAATTCCCGTCGAAACCCTCGTGAACATATTCAGACCGCAGGCACAGATCACTGCGTTTTGTGCGTGTGACTACGCTTCTCCATCAGCATGGATGTTTCAAAGGTCCGTGCAGGTCAGTCACGTGGCGCCTGAGGTAAGCGTGACTTAAAAATTTCGTCATTTCTGCGCGGAGCCATTTCACTAATGCCCCACACCAGGGCCGGAATAAGTAACGATTCTTGTTCAATGCTCTTCCTTTCCGCACTTCGTGCGAGGACCGAGCGGTGCTCGATCCGCACAAGTTGTCACCAGGGCAGGCCAACCATGATAGGTGAATGATAAAAAACAAATGGATTCGAGCGAAAGGCGAAGACTTAAATTATACCAGCCCAAGATCTGGGTCCCGTCAAATTCCTCCGTGTTTTCAAGTTATGTTATGTTGGCGttttgagtgagtgagagagGGCGCAGTGAGCCAGTCAGAACTCACAAGTGGGCAAATTTGACGATATATGGCGCAATTTGATAGTTTTACATAGTAGCACCCCTGATGGACCGTTGCGTAAGCGTGTGTCTACGCGTCTGTACATCAGCTGGCCGAGTCCGTAACGTCCGATGAAACTTTTGTCTAGTCGCTTCGAAGCGCTCTTGCAGCGTTACTATAAGTTCTGCGAAAGACAGCTTTAAACGCGGTAATAAGCAGGTCAGCACGCGTAAGTCGAACTTTATTCATTGCTAATATGGCCCACTTAAGCTCACAGTAAAGCTTATCTTCGCTGTCTTACGATACCTTTGAAAAGCTACCGGAGCGCTTTGAATGACCAGTATAAGGTGCCATCAGTGTCAGCATCACATAGtttaaaggaaagaaagacaggACGAAGATCAAATAACATTCATGGGCATGTGCGTTGGCCTATATCCTCGCATGCAGAAAACAGTGAATACAACCTTCCTACCCCTCCAGCGTGGTGCCGCGACGAAAATATGGCTCTTCCAAATGTTCTGACCGGCTGAAATTTGTTGGAAACATGTTGGACGCAGCTTGTTACTCTGTCTAACACGCGGGATCCTACCCGGCCCCTCCGGGCTGCTTAAGCAACGAATTCCTCGCAGACGTATCTGTCCACGAGGAGGGGAGCTTGGGTCTCCCGGCGCGTGGGCCCCAACGGCGTGCCCATCGACATCTTCCTTAAAACGCGACTCAAGACCTACCTGCTGCGCGCCTTGCCGGTCTCATTCACCAACGACTACGTGGAGAACTTGTTGAACGGGCTCTTCAACCACGAGGCTTACGGACTCAAGCCTGAGTACCGCTACAACGCGCAGCACCCGACCATCAACGACGCGTTGCCGAACCTCATCCTGAGCGGGAAGGTTCGCGTCAAGAAAGACATCGTCGAGTTCACCGAGGACGGTGTGCTCTTCCAAGGCGACGACAAGGTGAGTCGTCGCGCAACTTAGCTTTTGGCAAAACTACTACCGGAAAGTGATAAATTTCTCGATCCCTTTGTTCGTCAAAACGAAATCCCTTAAGCTTGTTACATAGGTTGCACAATCCATGCGCGTCACTCTTCGGTACATCGTGAAAACAGTGACTTAGGTTAATATTAGGAAGGTGCAGGTTGCGTTGCGCCATGCGGTAGAGGAGTGCTCGAACTCCTCTACCATGGAGTGTTGGAAATTTTACTGCAAAAAATTGAAACCAGTTTCCCGCGCGTACGTCACTGACGGGGCCGGTTTCATTGGTCTCCGCTGTTCGCGGCTCGCGGTTCTCATCTGCCGCTATACGCATTCGCTCTTTCACCTGTCGCTGTtgtgctcgctcgctcggttacgctgccgccgccgctcgccgcaggaacgggccatTAGACCTGCGCTCTAAAGAGGCATGGAACAAGCACGCGTATGTGAACACGTAGTACATATATTTAAACTCGTAGTTGTTACTGAAACATTCAATTGCTGTCGCATTTCAACTGTTTTCAGCGTTTCCGCAGAGAACgaggttcttctttttttattgtaaagCATATGTGAGACCACAGtgcaaattgaattgaattgaattctggggttctacttgccgaaaccacgtttgattacgaggcacgccgtagtgaggcacTCCGGATTTataccaccaggggatctttaacgtttcccaatgcatgggacacgggcgtttttgcatttagctcccatcgaaatgcggccaccacggccgggatttgatcccgcgacaagCCTGCAGGCAAGTGTTGCAAGCGCATACAGACGCGCATGTCAAGTACTCGTGCACAAGGGCCGCACCGGTACTGAATGCACTTATGCCAGATGTACTTGCACGCTGGCGTGcacacaaggaaagaagacgtctCTTGGGGCAAAAAGGCGAAAGAGCTACCACCCATACAGACAGGTCGCCCAGCGTTCAAAACGGCAGCTGCGACAACCTCCAGGCACTTGCTGTGGGAGCTACCTAAAGTATGCACCCCTCCGACAAAAACACCGGGGGCATGTGGCCAGCTTCAAAGAGTGGATTCATCCCTTAGCGGAGGCCGACAGTGTCCTGCGAGCGCTGTTCGCCTTTGCTGCGGGATCGGGCATGAATCTTCGCATGGTGCAACCGTGCGGGAAGCATTCATCGGTGGCTGGCCCTGTCCTCATCTCCCAATTCCTCAACTCCGTTACCCTTAATAGGCCGATGAGTCACGCCTTTTAATAAAACtgtaccataccataccatcctgcgacctcgtgtttagcagagcaacaccatatcccctaagccaccacggcgggtcagagCGCAAGGAGACCAACACGTTCAAGCGAAAGACCGTTTTTTGAAAataaggggccctataacgtaaaactattccaatatgtttctattccaatctcctgacgtcaaatttgcgtaaccaccgacgcaagcaccgggcggtcacccacagggttgtctgaacaaaccaatcaaacgctctcctcgttcataggaggtcacttttgtttgcttgaaaaacgaataacattgcctacactcagcggcttgtcgtatctaattggctgacaagaggcgaggagaacgctcaagtagAGAAGgattcgctggggcagagccagtgcactgaaaatcgataaccggatgaagagggtggtgccggcgcctgcgattggtcggctttcccgtacttagcttgtggtggctggtcgaaaatcgcggcggcatgcaacggaagctcaagaatgacgctaaaatggaccctcagcaaagaagagttggcagaatgaggtggtaaacgtgccgaaatggctcgaaaacgttacacggccacgcaagaagttttattatacgcaaatacacccatgctctccggcaggtgcgactagccagcgtctcagcgatcggcggcagcgatcttttattcctttcggaacggggcagcctgcggctattccgaaagaattcagttttgttcggcatattaatgcatctttatcgcgtacacgtcactttgacgcggtgagtttgtgcggttttgtgacgtcgtgttacaggcaggtgaagtgggtgcagcccgaaaacgttttaccaatagccgacggctaatggcgaaaaggggtcgaatcagaaataactatttttcttttttctgtcaaatcatgcataatcagtgtgtacacatcagatcagatggggaggtatcgcggttttcgtgacgtcgtgcgacagacaggtgaagtgggcgtggtcgaaaaaagtttttttaccaatcgtggagggctgatagcagaattggaatagaaaagtttggaatagttttacgttatagcgcccaagctGGCGAACGCATGCGGATGTTTTGCACATTCAAATCCACGTTCTAAACGAAACCATAATTTTTTCCTAGGTTTCGCTTCTCATAGAGCAGAATCCCTCTTTCTCGCATCGCTAATAGCTGCGCGACTATGCATCTACGTAATATGCATCTCGGAAATAAAATCAGTTTTATCAGCACAATGCATGTGATTTTAAACTTACTGAAATATTTATTGCTTTATACACTGACGAGATGCGTTAAAAATGTATAcctggttttctttcttttttcacatcaCAGTAGAACGGCGGCACGAAATGACATAAAACTCAACCACGTTTTGGGTGTCAGCCTAAATTAAAGTATATGTCTTATGTTAAAGCGCTGATTTTAGAATTAGATATAGCATGTGCCATCTGTCCGGGCCACCAGAATTTACGATAATTACGTctttaacaaaaaaagaaaaaagtttgtATTTGGCTTCATTTGTGTGACTAATGCCGAGTAGTCAGGGTATAAACGTCTGGAGATGTGAttataaaatggctgtggcttagctaagcttaagcccaggatgcgaagcatactagcctttattttagttgttgaaccactgtttagcctggtgaactgctgttgcttggctatatttggttcagctagacaaagaaacaactcatgcaggcgagcgcacgagctgagacccggctatgtagatACGCAggcgcaagcgagcgcacgagttgagcctccgcttttgcagctgttatgacgtcatatggtagctacgcggccgcgcgcggcgcagcaaggaagagcgtggttgtgcggctagtatgcttcgcataaaaatggccaggcttagcttggttaagccaagcatgcgttgcatattgcgcgagttggggcccagcttttcctccggctgtcgtgacgtcacgtcacgtggttgcgctaaaggtcaatggtggctgcccggccgcgcccaagggctgaactgagtgattgcattatgcaacgcataaaaatagaagcaacttaataacaaacatagcaaacttaaaagagaatagacccacatatgagacgcgcagcaatgaacaatggctcataccctcaatggtagctacgcagcCGTgctcggcgcagcaaggaagagcgtggttgtgcggctagtatgcttcgcataaaagtaaatTCTACCTGAGATGACATCATCTCAGGGTTTTATGGGCGTGTGGTGTTTCAGGCGACCCTATTGGACGATGTCATCCTGGCCACGGGATACCAGATCAAGTTTCCTTTCTTGCCAAATGACGCGGTGCCCGTGGTGGACAACCAGGTGCAGCTGTACAAGTACGTCTTCCCGCCCCAGCTGAAGCATCCGAGTCTGGCCATCATCGGGCTCGTCCAGCCGGCCGGAGCCATGTTCCCCATATCTGAGCTGCAGGTGAGTCTCAGACAGTACGCCTCAGACAGTACGCAGCGTGCGtgagcgtgtgcgcgcgcgcgcgtgtttgtttgtttgtttgtttgtttgtgtgtgtgtgtgtgtgtgtgtgtgtgtgtgtgtgtgtgtgtgtgtgtgtgtgtgtgtgtgtgtgtgtgtgtgtgtgtgtgtgtgtgtgtcagtttGCGCAGCTCTTTCTCCCGCATTATCACCTCACCTTTCTATGTTTCCATTGACAGCAGGGTTGACTAACTATCATCTCACCTTTCTATGCTTCCATTGACAGCAGGGTTGACTAATATTTGTCTCGATTGCGCATGTGCACAGAGCCGCTGGATGGCCCACATGCTGTTCGAGAAACGCTCGCTCCCTTCGGAGGAAGCCATGTTGGAGGGCATCCGCAAGAAGCGGGACTCCATGCGACGGCGCTACGTCGCATCGCTACGCCACACCATCCAGGTGGACTGGATCGACTACATGGACGAACTGGCCAGCCAGATCGGCGCACGACCCAACATCCTGAAGTACTTCTTCACGGACAACGAGCTCTTCCGCGCGCTGCTCGGACCCTGCGTGCCGTACCAGTTTCGGCTCGAAGGCCCGCACCCGTGGTCCGGCGCACGGCAGGCCATCCTCGACACCAGCTACAGGGTGATGTACCCGCTCAACGATCGATGCGCCTCCTTCGAGAGACAAAAGAAGGGCCCGTCGGCATTCGTCTACATGTTCCTTTTCTTCTTCGTGCTGGCCTTTGCGTACGTACTTTCCGGACTATGGCAGCATCCCCAATAACTGCGCCCGTCGTTGTTCATCGCCTCCCGAACAGCATCGTTTCAGCCCAATTCAAGCAAACTCAAATTATTGCGCCCCTCTCCAATCTTGCGTTCAATTCATTCAGTTCAGGTGTATCCACCATGTTGAACATATTACAGTCGAGCGCCTCTTCAGCGAACGCCTCTACAACCAAATGACTTGTGTAACAAAGGATTCCGTATGTCCCAGCCGAATTCCTGTCTTTCATATGTATTGTGAACGCCCCTATAACGAAGAGCACTACATCGAATTTGCCTCTACTATATATAAGAAGAAATTTGTCCtatttctaacccctatctcccaaccccagtgtagggtaacaaaccggatgctaatatctggttaaccaccctgcccctctctctctctctctctctctctctctctctctcttgacttcCCCCACCGACCTATTAGTTACCTTACAAAGAACGCACGTAGCCACACCGCCGATGCACTCTCGCAGCTAGCCGCCCACGAGCTGTGGTATTACATAGAGAGCACTGGCCGACAACACAAGAAATGCCACGTGGGGGTGTCCGGGCACTGCTGTTACCCATGGTAGCCCGGTTTCGCCGGGAAACATGCCGTGAACCTCTCCACGCCATGAGGTCGACTGAAGTCGCACGTTGCGTTCGAAGAAGTGTTCAGAATGAAAGCTGCGACCTCTTTAGTTGTATGCTTCCTGAAATTATGTTAAATAAAGGTTATGTTTTGTTGAATGTGATTAGTCAATTCTCTGGCGAACGGCTCGCATGCGACCTTTACAACGAACTGTACAACAAAGGATTTTGGAGGTTCCAAAGCGCTTCGTTGTAAAGGGCTTTGACTGTAAACGTTAGTTTGTGGGTAATTGAAAAAAGTTATCATATACGCGTAGTGCGCAGCCACCTAACGGGCGCTTCCAAAAGTACGCTCGTtggcagtagcagacgacaaccctttgcagcaaggatgcatGGCTGGAGTTCgcagctgcgatttctcctttggtcgggtgccagactgcttcttccgCGGCGACAGCTGCAGAAAAGACGCTGACCTCTGTGGGAGTGGACATGAATCCGATTTCACCAGTGTTTGGGACAGCCCGGTCCAAAAACGCGCCAGGTGCGTTCCGCATACAAACGCAATGAACCCATGGAGTTAcacgaagtggagctcatgttaactagccgCTTGGTTTTGTTaagtaatgcgatgtctcgatcgtttcctttcttttaattCTACCTTTACCGTAAtactgcttctgtacctcaatgtCAGGCACACGTCGTTAGTGCTGACTTACATTTCAAACAAATCTGCACGTTTCGATGTCTGCACATGTCGTAGTGatctttctgccgatgaatacatgtgacatcgccgaataagtacCGTCAAAGTCGCCTCAAAAAGTGTATACTTGCGAATTTATTGAAGAAAACGCGTGCACTAGACAACGAAGCCACCAAGCGCACGGGTTAATAAGAGCGCGAGTTTGCGCTGTACCACCGATGCAATTCTGCCACATACGCTGACGAACTGCCGTTCCCACTGCAGTTTTCGCAATTTTAGATTCCCTTAGAGAGCTGCTTGGAAAAGTACCAAGCTAAAGTCTGGCCAACtttgcagtagttttttttttctctcgagtgttactatagtaggatacaacttaaaaaaacagtacttggcaaccaaggcacaggGACCGCGCGGCATTGTGTTACTCCcctagccaatcacagaagcaaacgaagtcgtcgtcatgcgatgttttcaaaatggcgtcgtacttgatgcCTTCGGAGCGTCTGCAGTTGTTGgagagtcttttcatcgacggaagggatgaggtgtgcaacagacattgACAATGTGTAGGAGTCCGAGCGCtgcactcttcaaaagtccacggtacagttcatttcactgccgAGTCCGTTTTACTCATAAAACTTCAATGCCAAcagaagtgaaacttgacagtaaatagttgcagcgaagcaagagtttttatttcagttcaataaagaattaggctttcaccattccactataatagacgagtgaagAAATAAAATTAAGGCCTCATAGCTTTATTTTTTGGGGTTATcaccttatttaggtaacagggaaagtttgaaatACGAACTACTTGCAGCCtagcggaggaacagtggctggcggttatgagtgcgtgggcggggcttcactgcagacttaagagGAAGagttagctcgggtgctcctatctaaatacgtgtaaaaggagaattcgtttttttttctcaacaatgactgcaccaaacttgacgatatttgttgcatttaaaagaaacccctaaaatctagtgactgttggttccgaattttttatttaagtcGTCATTTTATGCTAAAAATGGGCAAAatcgcacattttcagaaaacgaaactatgaagtttacaacctGGTATCTCTActatgaaaaacgatatcacaattctgtgaattgcatctgatagtacatctaaagggGACACAattcatatgttacacatgaatctaaataaATTATGTAATGTGGAAATgaagcttttgcaaaacccttgtacacaacgtaacaaattcatgtaatatAAAATCTGACATACAGAATTTCGCTTTCaacgatctaatggatgccgtttacagaaccgcgatatctgctcttgacggagagctattaatttgtaaacttcgtgattctatatttttgttttaatttcGGATTTTTGGACAAATTTTcaataaaattcaggccctaagcCGAActtccgcttgcaacagtcactttAATTTGAGTTGCTATCTGAAATACAagaaacttcattaaaatcggtccagtggttatctcagaaaacagttttgcgttttacgtgtacttgaataggcctcgtcggagttgggcccgatcTAAGGGCCCCTCTTATGTTGCGTCCGACTACAGAGAGagatgccacatgatatatttcaAGGCAGAGCAGGGCCAGCCAGAGTAAATGAGCTCTAGCGGCAAGGCTGGGTTTAATCCTCGGCGGTGTAAGATAATAAGAAGGCATTCAGTTCAGTACAAAATGCTCATGCAAAAGGGGACTACGTtgagaaacaaacaaatcactggGCTTAGTGAGTCTGCCCAGACAGCATTAAGGTGTAAAAACTTCCGAAAGGTGACGCGATCTTTTCAGCGAAAATGGAACagaaataccatatgcagcaactattagccaTTATCGCCTTGACCTACCTATTTTCTTAACAGATTTCTCAAGAAACCACAATATTGACCTCGGGCGAAAATAATAAAGCCGTTAAATGAGCACTCGTCTGTCATAATCCCGATAAAACACAGCCTGGTTTAggccctttacaaacgaggcaagGTGAAAATCTCTACCTTATAAAACTTAACAACAGTTCCGAATGACGCAACTAGCAATAGTTCAACATGCGCGAAGCCACGCTTAAAATATATGCAAAAACATTGATTGCGTGACAGCTGTGCTAGGATTTACTGCGccgcataaaaccaacaattACAGTTCTTGCAAGcgtcagtagctttaacatacaacacgaTGCAATGGttcagtcgtgctgcctagctataGCGCAACACGGTAAAAAAGCGGCAAATGAGAAGCGGCAAGCGGCATTCAGAACTTTAGCGAAACGCATTTAAACCGCATCTGCACTGCGGACGAACCGAACAATACACGGGCAGGCCCTGGTGAACTCTGTCGCTTACCCGTCTAAATATCATCGAGTGCAGAAATCACCGACACGAGAAAAGAACgcatgagaacaagaaatttcccgccgaacGGCGGCGATGCATTGCTaaaccactgctcccgctgatcAGGTTTTGCGGAGAATGATTAGAATCTtttcgccggcacgttttcaccggtatttgagtGCCCCACggtgcaacaattcttcttcgacctGCCTTGAAGCTTCGGgcaccccacacatgcgaagggtgttgctcATTATGCTTTGAAAACGCGAATGCGGCAGAGAATCACGATCAACGACGCAGAAAACTACGGCGCGTCGGCTGCCTCCTTTCCCGAGCGCACttcgcaaggccgccacc encodes:
- the LOC135902602 gene encoding flavin-containing monooxygenase 5-like; its protein translation is MSKKEVCVVGAGSSGLTCSRQMLDYGFDVVLYERSADIGGLWAYHDDDVEGRASVMRTTVINTSKEMSAFSDYPMPKDVPNYMHNTKMLGYFRSYADHFGVTKHVKTRHEVVQITPAADYEKTGRWDVLVRDLEANTYRTDTYDAVSVCVGHHVHPNVPHFKGQEKFRGRIVHTHSLKNADTFRDRRVAVIGIGNSGLDAVVDASYVAFETYLSTRRGAWVSRRVGPNGVPIDIFLKTRLKTYLLRALPVSFTNDYVENLLNGLFNHEAYGLKPEYRYNAQHPTINDALPNLILSGKVRVKKDIVEFTEDGVLFQGDDKATLLDDVILATGYQIKFPFLPNDAVPVVDNQVQLYKYVFPPQLKHPSLAIIGLVQPAGAMFPISELQSRWMAHMLFEKRSLPSEEAMLEGIRKKRDSMRRRYVASLRHTIQVDWIDYMDELASQIGARPNILKYFFTDNELFRALLGPCVPYQFRLEGPHPWSGARQAILDTSYRVMYPLNDRCASFERQKKGPSAFVYMFLFFFVLAFAYVLSGLWQHPQ